The following are from one region of the Saccharomyces kudriavzevii IFO 1802 strain IFO1802 genome assembly, chromosome: 12 genome:
- the REX2 gene encoding Rex2p (similar to Saccharomyces cerevisiae REX2 (YLR059C); ancestral locus Anc_8.35) yields the protein MNWLLFPIRRVLHTRSSFLSLYRRSVSQYLRPRTVQNLQLMAKTPELNTKLFKPLVWIDCEMTGLDHMNDRIIEICCIITDGHLTPVRAPDGQGQSHYESVIHCGPEVMNKMNQWCIEHHGESGLTAKVLATDKTLAQVEAELLEYIQRYIPDKNVGVLAGNSVHMDRLFMVREFPKVIDHLFYRIVDVSSIMEVARRHNPALQARNPKKEAAHTAYSDIKESIAQLQWYMDNYLKPPQETESVESTGSQQPESPASSTSSLKRPRTDFSK from the coding sequence ATGAATTGGTTGTTGTTTCCGATAAGACGCGTACTACACACCCGCTCTAGCTTCTTATCGCTCTACAGAAGATCTGTTTCACAGTACTTACGGCCTCGAACTGTCCAAAATCTGCAATTGATGGCAAAAACACCCGAACTCAACACCAAGCTGTTCAAGCCCTTGGTCTGGATCGACTGCGAGATGACCGGTCTAGATCACATGAACGACCGGATCATCGAGATCTGCTGTATCATCACCGATGGACACCTGACGCCCGTCAGAGCGCCCGATGGTCAAGGGCAGTCGCACTACGAAAGTGTTATCCACTGTGGTCCCGAGGTGATGAATAAAATGAACCAGTGGTGTATCGAGCACCACGGCGAAAGCGGGCTCACAGCAAAAGTTTTGGCGACCGACAAGACTTTGGCCCAAGTGGAAGCAGAGCTGCTCGAGTATATTCAGCGCTACATCCCGGATAAAAACGTTGGTGTCCTCGCTGGCAACAGCGTGCACATGGACCGTTTGTTTATGGTCCGCGAGTTTCCCAAGGTCATTGACCACCTCTTTTACAGAATCGTCGATGTCAGTAGTATCATGGAAGTTGCCCGCAGACACAACCCAGCTTTGCAAGCACGTAACCCAAAGAAGGAAGCTGCCCACACGGCTTACAGTGACATTAAAGAGAGCATAGCTCAGTTGCAATGGTATATGGATAACTACTTGAAGCCACCGCAGGAGACAGAGTCGGTCGAGTCAACCGGATCTCAGCAGCCGGAGTCACCAGCTTCATCAACTTCTTCTCTAAAGAGACCACGCAccgatttttcaaagtga
- the FRS1 gene encoding phenylalanine--tRNA ligase subunit beta (similar to Saccharomyces cerevisiae FRS1 (YLR060W); ancestral locus Anc_8.33) has translation MPTISVNKQQLFELLGKNYTSQEFDELCFEFGMEMDEDTTEEALKTGEEPELKLDISANRYDLLCIEGISQSLNEYLEREERPDYKLSKPTTQLIIDKSTEQVRPFATAAVLRNIKLNEKSYASFIALQDKLHANLCRNRSLVAMGTHDLDSIEGPFHYRALPPKDIKFVPLNQSQEFTGDQLIEFYKSPEQKNNIGKYVHIIENSPVFPVIMDSKDRICSLPPLINSEHSKISVDTRNILIDITATDKTKAEIVLNILTTMFSRYCDESFTVEPIEIVSEHNGQSRVAPNFNDRIMDVSIKYINSCLGLEQSADEIIHCLKKMSLHAVQSKGDKDTLHVDIPVTRPDILHACDIMEDAAVGYGFNNLPKGDKLSNANFIAKPLPINKVSDIFRIASSQATWVEVLPLTLCSHDENFKYLRQPDNNDLAVKLANPKTLEYQVVRTTLLPGILKTVKENRKHSLPIKVFETGDVVFKNEKLERKAYNERHWAAIYVGKNSGFEIIQGLLGKIMQTFRTEWIADYGADASGRGYWIEEDDSVKTYFPGRGAKVMFRSKEGAKPKQIGHLGVLHPEVMMNFDVPFAASFVEINAEVFL, from the coding sequence ATGCCTACCATCTCTGTGAACAAGCAGCAATTATTTGAGCTATTGGGCAAGAACTACACCTCCCAGGAATTCGACGAATTATGTTTTGAATTCGGTATGGAAATGGACGAGGACACCACGGAAGAGGCCTTGAAAACCGGGGAAGAACCCGAATTGAAGCTTGACATAAGTGCCAACCGTTACGACTTGCTTTGCATTGAAGGCATTTCCCAGTCGCTGAACGAATACCTGGAACGTGAGGAAAGACCCGACTATAAATTAAGTAAGCCAACCACCCAATTGATCATTGACAAATCCACAGAGCAAGTTAGACCCTTTGCCACTGCTGCCGTGTTGAGAAATATCAAGctcaatgaaaaatcataTGCCTCTTTTATTGCCCTGCAAGATAAACTACATGCTAATCTTTGTAGAAACAGAAGTTTGGTTGCCATGGGCACCCATGACCTGGACTCGATTGAAGGTCCATTCCATTACAGAGCTTTACCACCAAAGGACATCAAATTTGTGCCCTTGAACCAAAGTCAAGAATTTACCGGTGACCAGTTGATTGAGTTCTACAAATCTCCAGAACAAAAGAACAACATCGGGAAATACGTCCacattattgaaaattctCCAGTCTTTCCAGTCATTATGGACAGCAAAGACCGTATTTGTTCTTTGCCACCATTAATCAACAGTGAACATTCAAAGATCTCCGTGGATACGCGTAACATTTTGATTGATATTACCGCCACCGACAAGACCAAAGCTGAAATTGTTCTGAATATATTAACCACAATGTTTTCACGTTATTGTGATGAATCATTTACAGTGGAACCTATAGAAATTGTTTCTGAACACAATGGTCAGTCCCGTGTGGCACCAAACTTCAACGATAGAATCATGGATGTCTCCATCAAGTATATTAACTCCTGTCTCGGCTTGGAACAATCCGCTGACGAAATTATTCATTgcttaaagaaaatgtcaCTGCACGCGGTTCAATCTAAGGGAGACAAGGATACCTTGCACGTTGATATTCCAGTGACCAGACCAGATATTCTGCATGCTTGCGATATAATGGAGGATGCTGCTGTCGGTTATGGCTTCAACAATTTACCAAAGGGTGATAAACTATCTAACGCCAACTTCATTGCCAAGCCATTGCCCATCAACAAAGTTTCTGATATCTTCAGAATTGCATCATCTCAAGCAACATGGGTAGAAGTCCTGCCATTGACCCTATGTTCACACGACGAAAACTTTAAATACTTAAGGCAACCCGACAACAACGATTTAGCCGTCAAATTGGCCAACCCAAAGACCTTGGAATACCAAGTTGTCAGAACCACTCTATTGCCAGGTATCTTGAAGACTGTCAAGGAAAACAGAAAGCATTCTTTACCGATCAAAGTCTTTGAAACTGGCGATGTtgtcttcaaaaatgaaaaactagaAAGGAAAGCCTACAACGAACGTCACTGGGCCGCCATTTACGTGGGTAAGAACTCCGGGTTTGAAATCATCCAAGGTTTACTAGGCAAAATTATGCAAACTTTCAGAACAGAATGGATTGCCGACTACGGTGCTGATGCTTCCGGTAGAGGCTACTGGATCGAAGAAGACGACTCTGTCAAGACCTATTTCCCAGGAAGGGGAGCCAAGGTTATGTTCAGATCTAAAGAAGGCGCCAAGCCAAAGCAAATCGGTCACTTGGGTGTCTTGCATCCTGAAGTCATGATGAATTTCGACGTTCCATTCGCTGCATCCTTTGTAGAGATTAATGCCGAAGTCTTCCTATAA
- the RPL22A gene encoding 60S ribosomal protein eL22 (similar to Saccharomyces cerevisiae RPL22B (YFL034C-A) and RPL22A (YLR061W); ancestral locus Anc_8.31) codes for MAPNTSRKQKIAKTFTVDVSSPTENGVFDPASYAKYLIDHIKVEGAVGNLGNAVTVTEDGTVVTVVSTAKFSGKYLKYLTKKYLKKNQLRDWIRFVSIKTNEYRLAFYQVTPEEEDEEEDEE; via the exons ATGGCCCCAAAC ACTTCCAGAAAGCAAAAGATTGCCAAGACCTTTACCGTCGACGTCTCTTCTCCAACTGAAAACGGTGTCTTTGACCCGGCTTCCTACGCTAAGTACTTGATCGACCATATCAAGGTCGAAGGTGCTGTCGGCAACTTGGGTAACGCTGTCACCGTCACTGAAGATGGTACCGTTGTTACTGTTGTTTCCACTGCTAAGTTCTCCGGTAAGTACTTGAAGTACCTAACCAAGAAGtacttgaagaagaaccaaTTGAGAGACTGGATCAGATTCGTCTCTATCAAGACCAACGAATACAGATTGGCCTTCTACCAAGTCACTCcagaagaggaagacgaagaagaagacgaagaataA
- the BMT6 gene encoding 25S rRNA (uracil2843-N3)-methyltransferase (similar to Saccharomyces cerevisiae YLR063W; ancestral locus Anc_8.30) gives MNPKRVAQLPVHNEFTLPPQEIIDLFKITFLEQLYPKDQDDDKSPLSDQIQMVKSDLYNRNYSAAFNNDLKRIAYCCRWSPSRAAGYASVFAHFPELLKIIRCEIEGKDSSVLCIGGGAGSELIALASIFTLSRDFSSKFASASKMKNAENKESGKLNIQLVDIADWSAIVEKLTTTIKSKWLYDGKEAESFKVDYVHKDCLQMSEPQDLKMYQGLDLITLLFTTNELFTQKKVESIKFLQRLNENCSPGCHLLILESAGSYSHISINNKKFPIQFLIDTVLVGNKKDKGTTGSWSLVSESDSIWYRMDPKLDYSIPLENMRFFYRLYVKN, from the coding sequence ATGAATCCTAAGAGAGTGGCCCAGTTGCCCGTTCACAATGAATTCACACTTCCACCACAGGAGATAATCGATCTTTTCAAGATAACATTCCTCGAGCAGCTTTATCCAAAAGACCAAGACGATGACAAATCTCCATTGAGTGACCAAATACAGATGGTGAAATCTGATCTTTACAACAGAAATTATAGTGCTGCTTTCAATAATgacttgaaaagaatagCATATTGTTGTCGTTGGTCGCCCTCAAGGGCAGCAGGTTATGCTTCAGTATTCGCACATTTTCCTGAGCTTCTGAAGATTATCAGGTGTGAGATCGAAGGTAAGGATTCAAGCGTGTTATGCATTGGAGGCGGTGCTGGCAGTGAGTTGATTGCATTAGCAAGCATATTCACTTTATCAAGAGATTTTTCGTCCAAGTTTGCCTCTGCttcgaaaatgaagaatgcAGAAAACAAAGAGTCTGGAAAACTTAACATACAATTAGTGGATATTGCTGACTGGTCCGCCATTGTTGAAAAGCTGACCACCACAATCAAATCGAAATGGTTATATGACGGCAAAGAAGCAGAATCATTCAAGGTTGACTACGTGCATAAAGACTGCTTGCAAATGTCAGAACCACAGGATCTCAAAATGTATCAAGGCCTTGATCTAATAACCCTACTTTTCACAACAAATGAACTATTCACACagaaaaaagttgaaagtatcaaatttttacaaAGGCTGAATGAGAACTGCTCCCCTGGCTGCCATCTCCTCATCTTGGAGAGTGCGGGGAGCTATTCGCACATCAGCATCAACAATAAGAAGTTCCCAATCCAATTTCTTATCGATACTGTCTTGGTAGGTAACAAAAAGGACAAAGGAACGACGGGCTCATGGTCATTGGTCTCGGAAAGCGACAGCATTTGGTACCGCATGGACCCAAAGCTCGACTATTCCATCCCGTTGGAAAACATGCGCTTCTTCTACCGTCTCTACGTCAAGAACTAA
- the PER33 gene encoding Per33p (similar to Saccharomyces cerevisiae PER33 (YLR064W); ancestral locus Anc_8.26), producing MTVPRNRPMAPFGTIIKSRIKQPQFYWFIGHFFTIFNFIQFHLSIASKQNQLSCYRRSLFYISITYAIVLYQFFKSDQLKFNFKLLRQEIKKLDNLQYFSMLFILFILSQFNIIISGSLYSPVIFSIFHFLNYFKENLLPFLPLIPLSLKNLLNSKITVFIQNYNGFFLQMAQVFEIICGLRVGLFLVPFNIFLLLIRRANVSFEVVGTTLAGLTYMWFFKLRYLQSESMRQIFKQYVLRLDGYVSRTLPPSCARLWNGYKNFVMAVFCKIPV from the coding sequence ATGACCGTTCCCAGGAATCGACCAATGGCACCATTTGGCACCATCATCAAATCAAGGATAAAACAACCACAGTTTTACTGGTTTATAGGCCATTTTTTCACAATCTTTAATTTTATacaatttcatctttcaaTCGCGTCTAAACAAAATCAATTGTCATGCTATAGGAGGtcattattttatatatccATTACATATGCTATTGTGCTCTATcagttcttcaaaagcGACCAGTTGAAATTCAATTTTAAGCTTTTGCGACAAgagatcaaaaaattggataATTTGCAGTATTTTTCCATGCTATTCATACTTTTTATCCTATCACAGTTCAACATCATAATCAGTGGTTCCTTATACAGTCCCGttatcttttcaattttccaCTTTCTCAATTACTTCAAGGAGAACCTTTTGCCATTTCTACCTTTGATACCACTtagtttgaagaatttgttgAACTCTAAGATAACAGTATTCATTCAGAATTACAATGGTTTTTTCCTACAGATGGCtcaagtttttgaaatcatttGCGGGTTGCGTGTAGGTCTTTTCCTAGTGCCCTttaacattttcttgttattgATAAGGAGAGCAAACGTTTCGTTCGAGGTGGTCGGTACAACGTTGGCCGGTTTAACGTATATGtggttcttcaaattgCGGTACCTACAAAGTGAATCTATGAGGCAGATATTCAAACAATACGTCCTCAGATTGGATGGATACGTCAGCCGCACTTTGCCACCATCCTGTGCCCGTCTATGGAACGGCTATAAGAATTTCGTCATGGCAGTGTTTTGTAAAATACCTGTATAA
- the SND2 gene encoding Snd2p (similar to Saccharomyces cerevisiae ENV10 (YLR065C); ancestral locus Anc_8.24), with protein MAGKAGKKQAGSNTKIIQGLYKQVFLFLGMAFVRLLISRKATFGQWIKLLILNVPMFTAVYIIVIFGKPKYDGNRVVKQGIDLNDDSNLISYFFDLIYLSLFGNIGVITFRTFKFWWCLLLCPIYAGYKLYGLKNMIMPGVQQQTQTDEQSKNASGGQSKSKRQLKREKRGDGDSKTKYKYR; from the coding sequence ATGGCTGGTAAGGCGGGAAAGAAGCAGGCTGGTTCAAATACAAAGATAATTCAGGGACTGTACAAGCAagtcttcttgttcttagGAATGGCCTTCGTCCGTCTCTTAATATCGCGTAAGGCTACGTTTGGACAATGGATtaaattgttgattttgaatgTCCCTATGTTCACTGCCGTTTATATTATCGTAATATTCGGTAAGCCTAAGTATGATGGTAACCGCGTGGTAAAGCAAGGTATAGACTTGAACGACGATTCAAATTTgatatcatatttttttgatctgATTTATCTATCactttttggaaatattgGCGTTATAACTTTCAGAACATTTAAATTTTGGTGGTGTTTATTGTTGTGTCCCATCTACGCAGGTTACAAACTATACGGGCTTAAGAATATGATCATGCCTGGTGTTCAACAACAAACTCAAACAGATGAGCAGTCAAAAAATGCTAGTGGAGGACAATCCAAATCTAAGAGACAGCtgaagagagaaaaaagaggtGACGGTGACTCTAAAACCAAATACAAATATCGTTAA
- the SPC3 gene encoding signal peptidase complex subunit SPC3 (similar to Saccharomyces cerevisiae SPC3 (YLR066W); ancestral locus Anc_8.21), producing the protein MFSFVQRFQNVSNQALSLGIVMVVFIMASSYYQLINNDAFSIPSNIDNVKTLINVRTSRYFGSQRGKAKENMKIKFDLNADLTPLFNWNTKQVFVYLTAEYNSTEKIASEVTFWDKIIKNKEDAVIDVNDLRSKYSIWDIEDGKFDDKDLAFKLHWNVQPWVGLLTYGETVSNYTLIVENKEKA; encoded by the coding sequence ATGTTCTCCTTTGtccaaagatttcaaaatgtATCAAACCAGGCCTTATCATTGGGGATTGTGATGGTTGTGTTTATCATGGCATCTTCATACTACCAACTAATCAATAATGACGCGTTCTCAATACCTAGTAATATTGATAACGTGAAAACACTAATCAATGTTAGAACAAGCAGATATTTTGGCTCACAAAGAGGCAAGGCAAAGGAAAATATGAAGATAAAATTTGACTTAAATGCCGATCTGACTCCCCTATTCAATTGGAATACAAAACAAGTATTCGTTTATTTGACTGCCGAATATAACAgtactgaaaaaattgctaGCGAGGTAACATTTTGGGATAAGAtcataaaaaacaaagaagatgCTGTGATTGATGTGAACGACTTGAGGTCTAAGTATTCTATATGGGATATTGAAGATGGCAAGTTCGATGATAAGGATCTAGCTTTCAAATTACATTGGAATGTCCAACCATGGGTTGGCTTGCTAACTTATGGTGAAACAGTAAGTAATTACACGCTTATCGtggaaaataaagaaaaagcttaA
- the PET309 gene encoding Pet309p (similar to Saccharomyces cerevisiae PET309 (YLR067C); ancestral locus Anc_8.20): MKRCAPAVLKTYNYKKGVWSTGVPDHIRRLFRDKSTSPLCSQDEKSLVSFFMARRTIPPKSASFALTKRATTAITTSSATTTFERQYLIKYLYRHQAYGNVIKIAQNFLYTTIGSRRLLRQDVSLPELKRVFLSLVIMQRGIQLDQAMFDVISQFLLTQKSMVVALINSVFSKMIAMNMHEEAVYKWAKWMKLVNGHCEFTNYMENRIILRNFLSFMRQSGVRPDFLSYLKAIQLTQGPALASQFATTLMFLLTYVRRFSSTEDVWDYKCEHNLPITDSDLTCILKTYCHKQKFSLVSQTYYKYPDAQHDQNQFDYLLVAHSKLHDWVALQQQFNALFGIGKLPSIQHYGILMYTMARIGELDSVNKLYTQLLRRGMIPTYVVLQSLLYAHYKVGDFAACFSHFELFKKYDIAPSTATHTIMLKVYRGLNDLDGAFRVLKRLSEDSSVEITEGHFALLIQMCSKSTNHLIAQELFNLMEDHYNIQHTGKSVAALMDVYIESDKTTEAIALFEKHSKSLSWRDGLISVYNKAIKAYISLRNTNKCEEIFHKITDLNLALDSEFYQMMIRFLVALNQDFETALSIIDQLIKHPVIKVDATHFEIIMEEYDKIGYRDGVIDLYRLMSQNKVAANSKILYFILKAVAKKSLQNNEDIKEMIKMVEDIMNNAANGTLDVTFNKLHPSVMAWPMRMIVKHDSPQRALELYNRYNELFFKKHDWVPNNNKFVMMRSLLVLLAQIEQWKDFETLFAKYMDRIESIENLPSSTTPNTKLRSLFRGLFPYKVNQLVAMNKIDELPLMWKKLQEKGFILDNISWNSVVDALFKDPRTISYGMKIVDDTLIHGYDLIHKFRLLKKLSQDTTHSSDKSWPTLELKEKYPHKFQPRLYLQSDTYSNVVRQLDSYLNGIDNLTALEDRIRDFISNYRYFMKDYLLKPRDNINKWDQIEIRHSSYFKELRISKRILSASKF, encoded by the coding sequence ATGAAAAGGTGTGCCCCGGCCGTACTGAAAACTTACAATTATAAGAAGGGTGTATGGAGTACTGGCGTGCCCGATCATATAAGAAGGCTGTTTCGAGATAAATCGACCTCACCTTTGTGCTCGCAGGATGAGAAAAGTCTGGTCTCATTCTTTATGGCGCGGAGGACCATTCCTCCGAAGTCAGCTAGTTTTGCGTTAACTAAGAGGGCAACAACGGCAATAACAACAAGCTCTGCTACCACAACTTTTGAGCGACAGTATCTTATAAAGTACCTTTATCGACATCAAGCCTATGGAAATGTGATAAAAATTGCACAAAACTTCCTTTATACTACTATCGGCTCTCGAAGGCTGTTAAGGCAGGATGTCTCACTGCctgaattgaaaagggtttttctctctttaGTAATTATGCAAAGAGGTATCCAGTTAGACCAAGCAATGTTCGATGTTATATCACAATTCCTATTGACGCAAAAGTCAATGGTTGTAGCTTTGATTAACTCGGTCTTTTCGAAGATGATTGCAATGAATATGCATGAGGAAGCAGTGTATAAATGGGCCAAGTGGATGAAATTGGTCAACGGCCATTGTGAATTTACAAACTATATGGAAAACAGAATAATTCTGAGGAACTTTCTATCATTTATGAGGCAGTCAGGTGTTCGTCCCGATTTTTTATCTTACCTTAAAGCTATCCAACTCACTCAGGGACCCGCATTAGCTTCTCAATTTGCAACTACGTTGATGTTCCTATTGACTTATGTCAGAAGATTTTCCTCGACAGAGGATGTTTGGGATTACAAATGTGAACATAATCTACCAATAACAGATTCTGACCTGACGTGTATTCTGAAGACATACTGTCACAAGCAGaagttttctttggtttCACAGACATATTATAAATATCCTGACGCTCAACACGACCAAAACCAATTTGATTATCTTTTAGTGGCCCATTCTAAGCTGCATGATTGGGTTGCACTACAGCAGCAATTCAATGCTCTTTTCGGTATTGGTAAGTTGCCTTCGATACAACATTACGGTATTTTGATGTATACAATGGCCAGAATTGGTGAATTGGACAGTGTCAATAAACTATATACTCAACTTTTGAGAAGAGGAATGATACCGACGTACGTCGTTTTACAGTCTTTATTATACGCGCATTATAAAGTTGGGGATTTTGCAGCCTGCTTTAGCCATTTTGAACTATTTAAGAAATATGACATAGCCCCTTCAACCGCAACCCACACCATAATGCTCAAGGTATATCGCGGTTTGAATGATCTTGATGGTGCCTTTAGAGTATTGAAAAGACTAAGTGAGGATTCTAGCGTTGAAATTACGGAGGGTCATTTCGCCTTACTAATACAAATGTGTTCCAAATCCACAAACCATTTGATTGCTCAAGAATTATTCAATCTTATGGAGGACCACTATAACATTCAACACACTGGAAAAAGTGTCGCCGCATTGATGGACGTATATATTGAGAGTGACAAGACAACAGAGGCGATAgcattatttgaaaaacattcAAAAAGCTTATCTTGGAGGGATGGCTTAATCTCGGTGTACAACAAAGCTATCAAGGCATATATTAGTTTACGGAATACAAATAAGTGCGAAGAGATTTTTCACAAGATTACAGATTTAAATCTAGCTCTTGACAGTGAATTTTACCAAATGATGATCAGATTCTTAGTCGCATTAAATCAAGACTTTGAAACGGCATTGAGTATTATAGATCAATTGATAAAACATCCTGTGATTAAAGTGGACGCCACCCATTTCGAGATTATAATGGAAGAATATGATAAAATAGGTTATCGCGATGGTGTGATCGATTTGTACAGATTGATGTCACAAAATAAAGTTGCGGcaaattccaaaatattatattttatattaaAAGCCGTCGCTAAGAAGAGCTtgcaaaataatgaagacataaaggaaatgataaaaatggTAGAAGACATTATGAATAATGCTGCCAATGGGACTCTTGATGTTACATTTAACAAGCTGCATCCTTCGGTCATGGCATGGCCAATGAGGATGATTGTTAAGCATGATAGCCCACAACGGGCTTTGGAATTATACAATCGATACAATGagcttttcttcaaaaagcATGACTGGGTCCCTAACAATAACAAATTCGTAATGATGAGATCATTGTTGGTACTACTAGCCCAGATTGAACAAtggaaagattttgaaacatTATTCGCTAAATACATGGATCGTATTGAAagcattgaaaatttaCCATCTTCCACAACACCAAATACTAAATTGAGAAGTTTGTTCAGGGGACTTTTCCCATATAAGGTTAATCAGTTAGTTGCAATGAACAAAATCGATGAATTACCCttaatgtggaaaaaattacaagaaaaaggctTCATCTTGGACAATATATCGTGGAATAGCGTTGTGGACGCCTTATTTAAGGATCCAAGGACCATTTCATATGGCATGAAGATCGTTGACGATACTTTAATCCATGGTTATGACCTGATCCATAAATTTAGACTATTAAAGAAACTATCTCAAGATACGACACACTCGAGTGATAAATCTTGGCCAACATtggaattgaaagaaaaatacccGCACAAATTCCAACCTAGGTTATACTTACAAAGTGACACATACAGTAACGTAGTGAGACAGCTGGACAGCTATCTGAATGGTATTGATAATCTGACAGCACTAGAAGATCGGATACGTGATTTTATATCGAATTACagatattttatgaaagaTTATTTATTGAAACCGAGAgataatatcaataaatGGGACCAAATTGAAATAAGGCATTCCTCGTACTTCAAAGAACTAAGAATATCTAAAAGAATACTGTCAGCCAGTAAGTTTTAG